One stretch of Leptospira mtsangambouensis DNA includes these proteins:
- a CDS encoding glycosyltransferase family 39 protein, whose amino-acid sequence MKTAFLYVPYLFLLVCQFLPNKPWFFPANSLVYIVIALFFIFLQSVVLYGKTKGLVFFKNLEQYKYPDWIVAFIFFVCLVLFPIRNMDWGDGLLLLETNLLETKLFGFQFTLDEILETVLHSLGSNFLSNLGFSDDPRISYTFLSQLAGICVIFGFLWAARENLKSNSLSILILLSSGGILLNFGYAENYTLVTANHLFLYIFVSKFVKNPKGNDLLLYGATALVAISMLFHLVSGYLVILLVYLWYFHSPKEKKIKHLIVCSFIGFSILLPWFLYFLFLHDPSIDRNSTHLIHPPFYPKSRLISLNHIKEILSVLYWNVSIPSLFLLYQILFSRSEWKNFFRLPESKVTVVAIFAFFLHGFFHNPQLGFPADWDLMGFYWLPITFLTHQFWIHSKEIHFEWIPVFLFGTVIVLVSAVNLNKTNQKKEILWEVTKTTIHSYVAENKDYIKTLSKEDKKFFAKGDFLFYKGQVITKQLCDFPGKLDIIREMNTHRTNWKKGFEDGRFQSKDVLSQFLTEATKTNIKYIKSLEVNRICHPQL is encoded by the coding sequence ATGAAAACAGCATTTTTATATGTCCCTTATCTATTCCTTTTGGTTTGCCAATTTTTACCTAACAAACCTTGGTTTTTTCCAGCAAACTCCCTAGTTTACATTGTCATTGCCCTCTTTTTCATTTTTCTCCAATCCGTAGTTCTTTATGGAAAAACGAAGGGTCTCGTTTTCTTCAAAAATTTGGAACAATATAAATATCCGGATTGGATCGTTGCATTTATTTTCTTTGTCTGTTTAGTTTTATTTCCAATTCGCAATATGGATTGGGGTGATGGACTTCTTCTTTTAGAAACCAATCTTTTAGAAACCAAATTATTTGGGTTTCAATTCACCTTAGATGAAATTCTAGAAACTGTCCTTCATAGCCTTGGTTCCAATTTTTTATCGAATTTGGGTTTTTCCGATGACCCAAGAATTTCTTATACTTTTTTATCCCAACTAGCAGGAATTTGTGTGATTTTTGGTTTTTTATGGGCAGCCAGAGAAAATTTAAAATCAAATTCATTATCAATACTCATCTTACTTTCGTCAGGTGGTATATTGCTAAACTTCGGTTATGCAGAAAACTATACTCTTGTAACAGCAAACCATTTATTTCTCTATATTTTTGTCTCAAAATTTGTAAAAAATCCGAAGGGAAATGATTTATTGTTATACGGTGCAACTGCTTTGGTTGCGATATCGATGTTATTTCATTTGGTATCAGGATATTTGGTAATTCTTTTGGTTTACCTTTGGTATTTTCATTCTCCAAAGGAAAAGAAAATCAAACATTTGATTGTCTGTAGTTTCATCGGATTTTCTATCCTTCTTCCTTGGTTTTTGTATTTTTTATTTTTGCATGATCCATCCATTGATAGAAATAGTACTCATTTAATCCATCCTCCATTTTATCCGAAAAGTCGATTGATTTCTTTAAACCACATCAAGGAAATCCTTTCTGTTTTGTATTGGAATGTATCCATTCCTTCCTTATTTTTACTGTATCAAATTCTTTTCTCCCGATCTGAGTGGAAAAATTTTTTCAGACTCCCTGAATCAAAAGTCACTGTTGTTGCTATTTTCGCTTTTTTTCTCCATGGATTTTTCCATAACCCACAGTTAGGTTTTCCTGCGGATTGGGACTTAATGGGTTTTTATTGGTTACCCATTACCTTTCTAACTCATCAATTTTGGATTCATTCAAAAGAGATCCACTTTGAATGGATCCCTGTTTTTTTATTTGGCACAGTGATTGTTCTTGTTTCTGCAGTGAATTTAAATAAAACAAATCAAAAAAAAGAAATTTTATGGGAAGTAACAAAAACAACAATTCATAGTTATGTGGCAGAGAATAAAGACTATATCAAGACTCTTTCTAAAGAAGATAAAAAGTTTTTTGCAAAAGGTGATTTTTTATTTTATAAAGGACAAGTCATCACAAAACAACTTTGTGATTTCCCTGGAAAATTAGATATCATTCGCGAAATGAACACACATAGAACCAATTGGAAAAAAGGATTTGAAGATGGAAGGTTTCAATCCAAAGACGTACTGAGCCAGTTTCTGACAGAAGCAACTAAAACAAATATAAAATATATTAAATCTCTAGAAGTAAATAGGATATGTCATCCGCAGCTTTAG